In the genome of Coraliomargarita algicola, one region contains:
- a CDS encoding LamG-like jellyroll fold domain-containing protein has product MNTPIFRLLAIAFYFVLSDGHAQSLLEVGSLDSSVRHYTFERISDVVPDLTGQDSTGLVITHASPYHDDVLQGEVAIDFPKWTEGRWQGKPALTFRSTGNSVMESLFFRTDTDALVVESWVRIHSPQEGDRGRANLFSVGNGFRSGWAISADEAGVYARLGRSQELGGDVNLVAPPLVMNVWHHLVMVLDGQTLRLYCDGELAGEQKFEGAYSQPEPPRGRTALHPEESREGLKIGAQAYRNNTLFFDLDELAIYDSPLSADEIRAHYEQGRPALGPAQQAVRHLAFLTEKSLRDQIEIEIPRDSYGYFEAGSELPVTITLPNEIAEQSAHYVHTRLVRAGEETVLDTQLMMESGIRATTVLVSFPEVHDVYQLFVSISDDKDSLVAREVFPLGVTVPVAPMEERPASSPLGGHEIFTRHIEDLAIGGRIERHIPYLPKAKGTMLPNFDNHLDARVDKALKVGLDMMLTVGPFYDPPHVTPTEKPQWNHWLRAIVDRYKGRVKYWEILNEPNAHGMPPSDYVDVLVTAHDIIRELDPEAKIVGLCGVTTYPEWTEDVLAAGGAGYFDILSFHNYIGRAPVAEWQKYRKIERTKTILKEYLDEVPPLWNTECGIHQPRRIDGRPLTEEDLLARYPRARQLSDGVVIVSADAIALTTEAVGAAWQTQAILLDCALGVEKWFMLMGSSVFYPHPGGSAGAPSLKGIAYAALASVLTTQESVELIPLSVSTAAAVRVTDLDGSQTAALFANGPSSRSFIVAREGLYHGMDYLGNPLTWKSEGNILTINLGREPVYVFDITSEFREAPFLAFEEFPSLLSPGEQESGFVRVRNLLSEELNARLSLVSAGSEFSYDPTVKIPAGAEELIPFTLTAGALARGEHMVRASLDREETELASSELTFASEGVARGIPLVEYEIELDGDGAEWTSLAAEVADTADKVYIGRPPVGYYDPNSWQGPSDLSFAVKTAWRENDGIYFYIEVQDDHFKPVAEGDVHRAYLQDALEFFFDGRALAEQTPVYSPGVEQNAIVPVRSGELAPAHVQRFGRFDPIINIDAVGKQTEYGYVLEGRIRPTQEAAFQLQAGTRIGMDFVFDDAKVDEMTRRVQMALHGSSRNNLDSSEFGRYYLMGEGVHESKNLLLNPTLESNEEGRIEAWLFRNPSKNPDGNIQGGVTVEDGKTALWIESTHPDRGAGQWNQVMPVAGGAALEASFQMKGVLDGECKWAPGGAGVFFLDAKGKWLKWERIAQSEPTGEWGSYRLMFQAPEEAVAMGLRLTLSTKEVQGAVKFFYTDMQLHEVPSKN; this is encoded by the coding sequence ATGAATACTCCTATATTTCGCTTGTTAGCGATTGCTTTTTATTTCGTTTTGTCTGACGGACATGCGCAATCGTTGTTAGAAGTCGGCTCACTTGATTCATCCGTTCGGCATTACACGTTCGAACGTATCAGCGATGTTGTTCCGGACCTTACTGGACAAGACAGCACGGGCTTAGTGATCACCCATGCATCTCCCTATCATGATGATGTATTGCAAGGGGAAGTGGCAATTGATTTTCCTAAATGGACGGAAGGCCGTTGGCAGGGCAAGCCTGCGCTGACCTTCAGGAGCACTGGCAATAGTGTGATGGAGTCGCTCTTCTTTCGTACGGATACAGATGCACTTGTCGTGGAGTCTTGGGTACGGATTCATTCACCCCAAGAGGGGGATCGAGGACGTGCGAATTTGTTTTCTGTGGGCAATGGTTTTCGGTCCGGGTGGGCGATTTCTGCGGATGAAGCGGGTGTGTATGCCAGGCTGGGCCGTAGTCAGGAGCTTGGCGGAGATGTGAACTTAGTCGCGCCTCCCTTGGTGATGAATGTATGGCATCATTTGGTTATGGTTCTAGACGGGCAGACACTTCGACTATACTGCGATGGTGAATTGGCTGGTGAACAAAAATTCGAGGGTGCCTATAGCCAGCCTGAACCGCCCCGTGGGCGCACGGCCTTACATCCGGAGGAATCACGTGAAGGGCTGAAGATTGGTGCACAGGCATATCGTAACAATACCTTGTTCTTTGATTTGGATGAACTCGCGATCTATGATTCTCCACTCTCAGCAGATGAAATTCGGGCGCATTATGAGCAAGGAAGACCTGCTCTTGGCCCCGCTCAGCAAGCTGTGCGACATCTTGCATTTTTGACTGAAAAAAGTCTACGCGATCAAATTGAAATTGAGATTCCGCGTGATTCGTATGGTTATTTCGAGGCTGGTTCCGAACTTCCGGTGACGATCACTTTGCCAAACGAGATCGCCGAGCAAAGTGCACACTATGTGCACACCCGCCTCGTCCGAGCGGGGGAGGAGACTGTGCTCGATACACAACTTATGATGGAGTCCGGCATTCGCGCGACTACCGTGCTGGTATCTTTTCCTGAGGTGCATGACGTGTATCAACTCTTCGTGAGCATTTCCGATGACAAGGACTCCCTTGTCGCGCGTGAAGTATTTCCCCTGGGCGTGACTGTCCCAGTCGCTCCGATGGAGGAACGTCCTGCCAGTTCTCCATTGGGCGGGCACGAGATCTTTACCCGTCACATCGAAGACTTAGCCATCGGTGGTCGCATCGAGCGTCACATACCTTATTTGCCGAAGGCGAAAGGTACTATGTTACCGAATTTTGATAACCACTTAGATGCTCGTGTGGACAAAGCGCTGAAGGTTGGTTTGGACATGATGTTGACGGTCGGTCCCTTTTACGACCCACCGCATGTGACGCCTACTGAGAAGCCTCAGTGGAATCATTGGCTGCGCGCGATCGTCGATCGCTATAAGGGGCGGGTGAAATACTGGGAAATCCTCAACGAGCCGAACGCGCATGGAATGCCCCCATCGGACTATGTCGATGTTTTGGTGACCGCGCATGATATTATTCGCGAATTGGACCCTGAAGCGAAAATCGTAGGATTGTGCGGTGTGACGACTTATCCCGAATGGACGGAGGACGTGTTAGCGGCCGGTGGCGCTGGCTATTTCGACATTTTATCCTTTCATAATTATATTGGGAGGGCTCCGGTTGCTGAATGGCAGAAATATCGTAAAATTGAGCGCACCAAAACAATCTTGAAGGAATACTTAGATGAGGTGCCGCCGCTTTGGAACACTGAGTGCGGAATCCACCAGCCACGTCGTATTGATGGTAGACCGCTGACTGAAGAGGACTTATTAGCGCGCTATCCACGTGCGCGACAACTCTCAGATGGTGTGGTGATTGTTTCTGCCGATGCCATTGCTCTGACCACGGAAGCAGTGGGAGCGGCATGGCAAACACAGGCGATTTTATTGGATTGTGCGTTGGGGGTGGAGAAGTGGTTTATGTTGATGGGGTCTTCAGTCTTTTACCCGCACCCTGGGGGATCGGCGGGAGCGCCTAGCCTGAAAGGCATTGCATATGCGGCATTGGCGAGTGTGCTGACGACGCAGGAGTCGGTTGAGTTAATTCCATTGTCTGTCTCGACGGCAGCGGCAGTGAGAGTGACAGATCTGGACGGCTCACAGACGGCCGCTCTCTTTGCAAACGGGCCTTCCTCGCGTTCCTTTATTGTGGCACGCGAAGGTTTGTATCATGGAATGGATTATCTCGGAAACCCACTGACGTGGAAATCGGAAGGCAATATCTTGACCATTAATTTGGGGCGAGAACCCGTCTACGTTTTTGATATTACTTCCGAATTTCGTGAGGCGCCATTTCTAGCATTTGAGGAATTCCCCTCGCTCTTGAGTCCAGGTGAGCAGGAGTCTGGTTTTGTTCGAGTGCGCAATTTGTTGTCAGAGGAATTGAACGCTAGGCTGAGCCTGGTTTCGGCAGGTTCGGAATTTAGCTACGATCCAACGGTAAAAATCCCAGCTGGAGCTGAAGAATTAATTCCATTTACTTTGACGGCAGGTGCCTTGGCGCGTGGGGAGCACATGGTTCGAGCCAGTTTAGATCGTGAAGAGACTGAGTTGGCATCGAGCGAACTTACTTTTGCTTCCGAAGGAGTGGCGCGTGGTATTCCTCTTGTCGAGTATGAGATCGAACTTGATGGTGATGGAGCAGAGTGGACGTCGCTGGCTGCTGAAGTGGCGGACACTGCTGATAAGGTTTACATCGGTCGCCCGCCGGTTGGGTATTACGATCCTAACTCCTGGCAAGGGCCGAGTGATTTATCGTTTGCTGTAAAGACAGCATGGAGGGAAAACGACGGAATCTATTTCTACATCGAGGTGCAGGACGATCATTTCAAACCTGTGGCGGAAGGGGACGTTCATCGTGCCTACCTGCAAGATGCATTAGAGTTTTTCTTCGATGGACGTGCACTTGCGGAGCAAACACCTGTGTATTCGCCTGGCGTTGAGCAAAATGCGATCGTTCCAGTGCGAAGTGGCGAGCTGGCACCGGCACATGTGCAACGCTTTGGGCGTTTCGATCCGATCATCAACATCGATGCTGTGGGAAAGCAGACCGAGTATGGCTATGTCTTGGAAGGGCGGATACGGCCTACGCAAGAGGCCGCATTCCAACTACAGGCGGGGACTCGTATTGGAATGGATTTCGTGTTTGACGATGCCAAGGTGGATGAAATGACGCGCAGGGTGCAGATGGCCTTACACGGCTCCTCCCGTAATAATTTGGATTCATCTGAATTTGGGCGCTATTACCTGATGGGAGAAGGCGTGCATGAGTCGAAGAACTTGCTCTTGAACCCCACTTTAGAAAGCAATGAGGAAGGTAGGATCGAGGCATGGCTTTTTCGGAACCCTTCTAAGAATCCAGACGGGAATATCCAAGGGGGTGTCACGGTCGAAGATGGAAAAACGGCGTTATGGATTGAATCCACGCATCCGGATCGAGGCGCGGGCCAGTGGAATCAGGTGATGCCTGTGGCGGGTGGAGCTGCTCTTGAAGCTTCTTTTCAAATGAAAGGAGTGCTCGATGGTGAATGTAAATGGGCGCCCGGTGGGGCTGGAGTGTTTTTTCTGGATGCAAAGGGGAAGTGGTTGAAGTGGGAGCGTATTGCCCAATCAGAGCCGACCGGCGAGTGGGGGAGTTATCGCTTAATGTTCCAAGCGCCGGAAGAGGCCGTTGCCATGGGGCTGCGGCTTACGCTTTCGACGAAAGAGGTACAAGGCGCTGTGAAATTTTTCTACACGGATATGCAACTTCACGAGGTGCCCTCAAAGAACTGA
- a CDS encoding PEP-CTERM sorting domain-containing protein — MKILQKNTIQSTTFTAILAGCFFSSIAHADAISGASGLEAMQQLDANLVNQYTFAATATDDKEGSNNLTTTGSVSFADETATLPGSGNYLTGMSVSITTGNSYTLEFLMRPSEASSSEAHIFSGNNNDRFYVYQDGSDLKARFGNGSSIETLSSISTDSAYYVAINIVYTDPTLGSGDDAKYTIDAWVGNQSTGTISQALTGAEFDSDDSIDGFVSGLKIGAFVYNANSPWSGDLDSVAWYDDALTSTEIQNHFSAIPEPGSYALLLSGVASLFVFGARKQRMK, encoded by the coding sequence ATGAAAATACTACAAAAGAATACAATTCAAAGCACCACATTTACAGCTATACTCGCTGGGTGCTTTTTCTCCAGCATCGCGCATGCAGATGCGATTTCGGGTGCTAGTGGTTTGGAAGCGATGCAGCAATTAGATGCGAACCTCGTGAATCAATACACATTTGCTGCGACGGCTACCGATGATAAGGAAGGTAGTAATAATTTGACGACCACAGGGAGTGTAAGTTTTGCCGATGAGACAGCAACTCTCCCCGGTTCTGGTAACTATTTGACCGGAATGTCTGTATCGATCACAACTGGTAATTCTTATACGCTCGAATTTCTGATGCGTCCGTCTGAAGCGAGTTCTTCTGAAGCGCACATTTTCAGTGGTAACAATAATGATCGCTTCTATGTTTACCAAGATGGCAGCGATTTGAAGGCTCGTTTTGGAAATGGTTCTAGTATCGAAACTTTGAGCAGTATTTCTACTGACAGTGCGTATTACGTCGCGATCAACATTGTGTATACGGATCCCACTCTAGGGAGTGGAGATGATGCAAAATACACGATTGATGCGTGGGTTGGGAATCAATCAACAGGAACTATTTCTCAGGCTTTAACTGGAGCCGAATTTGATTCAGATGACTCTATTGATGGTTTTGTTAGTGGGCTCAAAATCGGTGCATTTGTTTATAATGCAAATAGTCCATGGAGTGGTGACCTAGATTCCGTCGCTTGGTATGATGATGCACTCACCAGCACCGAGATTCAGAATCACTTCTCAGCAATTCCAGAGCCCGGCAGCTATGCCTTACTGCTTTCAGGAGTCGCCTCGTTATTTGTTTTCGGTGCTCGTAAGCAGCGCATGAAGTAG
- a CDS encoding substrate-binding domain-containing protein: MKSLSPISVRGPNKQPHVIAALTNLAHELGPGGRLPTGRVLMESLGVTKATLSKSLVHLQNKGVLRCVQGSGIYVSDTLAQQRIALVFGGNIFSPSGSEFGRMFLQQSSRLANRSDKRLSCFLDVPEMSDQKVAGEAQVHKDLLEALQDDKIDGIILMGRNSEEQEAWLRSQNIPVIGTSDDGQSTSVSAHTVVLDYDALISMGLDSLIESGCARVGFITPRKYDYKKFQKFIEAKGLDYVVDRVVRPMRGEDSPDTTREGLGRAYAEQWLDSVGWWTHPDQRPDGLLISDDVMCRGVLSYFSRNGIEPGRDITVCSHANTGSFLLSEWEGAILRMELDPKAMAEAIFEMLDDLIAGKVREPYYIQPVRAS; the protein is encoded by the coding sequence ATGAAATCACTTTCGCCCATTTCTGTTCGCGGTCCCAATAAGCAACCGCATGTGATTGCTGCATTGACGAATCTTGCTCACGAGCTTGGGCCGGGGGGGAGGCTTCCGACGGGGCGTGTTTTAATGGAATCGCTGGGGGTGACGAAAGCGACTTTGTCGAAAAGTTTGGTGCATTTGCAGAACAAAGGAGTATTGCGCTGTGTGCAGGGCAGTGGGATTTATGTTTCAGATACACTGGCTCAGCAGCGGATCGCACTGGTTTTCGGCGGAAATATTTTTTCTCCCTCGGGGTCGGAATTCGGACGTATGTTTCTGCAGCAAAGTTCGCGCCTGGCGAATCGAAGTGATAAGCGTCTTTCGTGTTTTTTAGATGTGCCTGAAATGTCGGATCAAAAAGTTGCTGGAGAGGCACAGGTGCACAAAGATCTGCTTGAAGCTCTACAGGATGATAAGATCGATGGAATTATTCTAATGGGGCGCAATAGCGAGGAGCAGGAAGCCTGGTTGCGTAGCCAGAATATTCCTGTGATCGGGACGTCTGATGACGGTCAGAGTACATCAGTATCTGCCCACACCGTGGTCTTAGACTACGATGCGCTTATTTCGATGGGCTTGGATAGTTTGATCGAATCAGGCTGTGCGCGTGTGGGCTTCATCACACCGCGAAAGTATGATTATAAGAAATTTCAAAAATTCATTGAAGCCAAGGGGCTGGACTATGTTGTTGATCGGGTTGTTCGACCGATGCGAGGGGAGGATTCTCCCGACACGACACGCGAAGGACTGGGGCGTGCGTATGCGGAACAGTGGTTAGATTCCGTTGGTTGGTGGACTCATCCGGATCAGCGTCCAGATGGATTGCTCATCTCGGACGATGTGATGTGTCGCGGCGTCTTATCCTATTTCTCCCGTAACGGAATTGAACCTGGTAGGGATATTACGGTATGTTCGCATGCGAATACGGGCTCGTTTCTACTTTCTGAATGGGAGGGAGCGATACTTCGAATGGAATTGGACCCGAAGGCCATGGCTGAAGCGATCTTTGAAATGTTGGACGACCTGATCGCAGGCAAAGTCCGTGAACCTTATTATATTCAACCCGTTCGAGCGTCTTAG
- a CDS encoding arylsulfatase — MAKTSPNIVIIHVDQWRADCLSIDGHAVVHTPTLDQLALQGVRFSSAYAACPTCVPARASLMTGLTPVNHGRVGYCDGIAWEYETTLAGEFSQQGYRTHAVGKMHVYPERNPLGFQSVELHDGFLHFARKRKDNPDLDDDYVVWLREQTGRQDADYFEHGVSCNSVVARPWPLEERLHPTNWVATRGIDFLSKHDSEDPFFLYLSFHRPHPPYDPPAWAFEQYLNMEMPDPPVGDWADLFLKEESSHNVDAFRARFRPDVMQRARAGYYGHMTHIDHQINRIVESLNEYGFGQDTWIIFTSDHGEMMGDHHLFRKGFPYEGSARLPMILKAPSARDFPRGQVCDTTLELRDIMPTLLDCAGLEIPENIDGKSFLAQAEQRSDAPLRAWIHGEHTMFDGSMQWLTDGREKYIWHSAGGEEQLFDLKSDPNELHDLAASDDPGSQKRLAYWRAAMVEELMGREEGFVDDSGLLVAGRPVQPVLASLR; from the coding sequence ATGGCTAAAACTTCTCCAAACATTGTTATTATACATGTGGATCAATGGCGAGCGGACTGTCTCTCGATCGATGGGCATGCAGTGGTACATACCCCGACCTTAGATCAATTGGCACTTCAAGGTGTGCGTTTTTCCAGCGCTTATGCGGCTTGTCCGACATGCGTTCCGGCCAGAGCCTCTTTGATGACAGGCTTGACGCCAGTGAATCATGGGCGAGTTGGCTACTGCGACGGAATTGCCTGGGAGTATGAGACCACTCTGGCGGGAGAGTTTAGCCAGCAGGGCTATCGCACGCATGCTGTGGGGAAAATGCATGTGTATCCTGAGCGTAATCCATTGGGGTTTCAATCGGTCGAGCTGCATGATGGATTTCTTCATTTTGCTCGTAAGCGTAAAGACAATCCGGATTTAGATGATGATTACGTGGTATGGTTGCGTGAGCAAACTGGACGTCAGGATGCGGACTATTTTGAACATGGAGTGAGTTGTAATTCCGTCGTGGCTCGTCCATGGCCTCTTGAGGAGCGCTTGCATCCAACAAATTGGGTGGCTACGCGTGGCATTGATTTTTTATCGAAGCATGATTCTGAAGATCCATTTTTTCTTTATCTTTCTTTTCATCGTCCCCATCCGCCTTATGACCCACCGGCCTGGGCATTTGAGCAGTACCTCAATATGGAGATGCCGGATCCGCCTGTTGGCGATTGGGCAGATCTATTCCTGAAGGAGGAATCCAGTCATAATGTAGATGCCTTTCGTGCGCGTTTTCGCCCAGATGTCATGCAACGTGCCCGCGCGGGGTATTACGGGCATATGACGCATATTGATCACCAAATAAACCGTATTGTAGAATCGCTGAACGAATATGGTTTTGGTCAGGATACATGGATTATTTTTACCTCGGATCACGGGGAAATGATGGGAGACCATCACTTGTTTCGAAAGGGATTTCCTTATGAAGGATCCGCACGGCTGCCTATGATTCTTAAAGCACCGAGTGCTCGCGATTTTCCTCGCGGGCAGGTTTGTGATACGACGTTGGAACTACGTGATATCATGCCCACACTTTTGGACTGTGCTGGACTGGAAATACCAGAGAATATTGACGGTAAGAGTTTTCTCGCTCAAGCGGAGCAGCGTTCGGATGCGCCGCTACGGGCGTGGATACACGGAGAGCATACAATGTTTGATGGAAGTATGCAGTGGCTCACTGATGGCCGTGAGAAGTATATTTGGCATAGTGCGGGCGGAGAAGAGCAATTGTTTGATTTGAAGTCGGACCCTAATGAACTTCACGATCTTGCGGCATCTGATGATCCGGGGAGTCAGAAGCGTCTCGCCTATTGGCGTGCCGCAATGGTAGAGGAATTGATGGGCCGCGAGGAAGGATTTGTGGATGATTCAGGTCTTTTAGTGGCGGGGCGTCCCGTCCAGCCTGTTCTGGCTTCTTTACGCTGA
- a CDS encoding sulfatase family protein produces MKAPNILCFVMDQLRADHLACYGNPDVKTPNIDRLAREGVRCDQSFVANPVCMPNRASMFTGQYPQAHGLRYNGFTLPPSRVTLPEVLRQNGYQTASIGKIHISAGPHEISNPELKDPIQLYEKKQYSQENDSMPLPYYGLEHVYLVDGHGDYAYGHYKNELDREYPGMSEKLLPENASYTPAEDLQDFKHGCWEQSIPVEHHYNTVIADKTIDYLENRDSEKPFFLWCSFPDPHHPYTTPDPYSRMYDPAKIHYAPKIRDGELDDLPPYMREMVEGSSEVMPWSYQDSEENFRTMFAYTYGMISFVDDCIGRIMTQLEQTGLAEDTIVVFLSDHGDLLADHGLNQKGPYLFESLVKVPTIWRCPQQIRGGESSSAVLSSVDLCPTLLDFAGVAAPGCVQRRSYRPVLSDGEAGHREWAYVEFDNPAYTSQRQIRSQEWAMTYDLRGETGLLFDLKNDPDELYNLWNHPDYAEKKQELLLLLLKQSSAASDNWEDRRFGWREFV; encoded by the coding sequence ATGAAAGCTCCCAATATCCTTTGTTTTGTCATGGATCAGTTGCGGGCAGATCATCTGGCTTGCTATGGCAATCCCGATGTGAAGACGCCGAACATCGACCGGCTCGCCAGGGAAGGAGTGCGCTGTGATCAATCCTTCGTTGCGAATCCTGTTTGCATGCCAAACCGCGCCTCCATGTTTACCGGGCAGTATCCACAAGCACACGGCTTGCGCTACAACGGATTCACACTGCCGCCTTCCCGCGTGACGCTTCCCGAAGTGCTGCGCCAGAATGGTTATCAGACCGCATCGATCGGGAAGATCCATATTTCTGCAGGCCCGCATGAGATTTCCAATCCCGAGCTGAAAGATCCGATCCAACTGTATGAGAAAAAACAATACTCGCAGGAAAATGATTCGATGCCCTTGCCGTATTATGGATTAGAACATGTCTACCTGGTGGATGGACATGGAGACTATGCGTATGGTCATTACAAAAATGAGCTGGATCGCGAATATCCGGGCATGTCTGAAAAACTGTTGCCAGAAAATGCCAGCTATACCCCTGCGGAAGACCTTCAGGACTTTAAGCATGGCTGTTGGGAGCAGTCCATCCCGGTAGAGCATCACTATAACACAGTGATCGCGGATAAGACGATTGATTATCTAGAAAATCGAGACTCAGAGAAGCCCTTCTTTCTTTGGTGTTCCTTTCCCGACCCGCATCATCCCTATACCACGCCGGATCCCTATAGCCGTATGTATGATCCGGCAAAGATACATTACGCGCCCAAGATACGTGATGGAGAACTGGATGACCTGCCGCCTTATATGCGTGAAATGGTGGAGGGAAGCAGTGAAGTCATGCCCTGGTCGTATCAGGATAGTGAAGAGAACTTTCGCACGATGTTCGCCTACACCTATGGGATGATCAGCTTTGTGGATGACTGTATTGGTCGGATCATGACACAGCTGGAGCAGACGGGCTTGGCTGAAGATACCATCGTCGTCTTTCTCAGTGATCATGGCGATTTATTAGCCGACCATGGGCTCAATCAGAAAGGCCCTTATCTCTTTGAGTCACTGGTCAAAGTGCCGACGATCTGGCGTTGCCCCCAGCAGATCCGCGGGGGCGAGTCGTCGTCGGCTGTTCTTTCTTCGGTCGATCTGTGTCCCACCTTACTGGACTTTGCTGGCGTCGCAGCGCCCGGTTGTGTGCAGAGGCGTTCCTATCGCCCCGTGCTGAGCGATGGCGAAGCCGGACACCGCGAATGGGCTTACGTTGAATTCGACAACCCCGCCTACACCTCGCAGCGCCAGATACGCTCGCAAGAGTGGGCCATGACCTACGACTTGCGGGGCGAAACCGGCTTACTCTTCGACCTGAAGAACGACCCCGATGAACTCTACAACCTCTGGAACCATCCGGATTATGCCGAGAAGAAACAAGAACTCTTGCTGCTCTTGCTCAAGCAATCCAGCGCCGCCAGCGACAACTGGGAGGACCGCCGATTTGGCTGGCGAGAGTTTGTGTGA
- a CDS encoding winged helix-turn-helix domain-containing protein gives MTQPTRRRGRPADRREAIYQELVHRIVQGHYPPMQQLPTLRDIASEFNASSRTVQAVFKDLAESGFTDPQGARGTFVHEDPPHLHRHLLIHDGTEQKNRFRTALLAEADKLNQAGWSIEIVHLPVDSQRSSLIQELSHRVERQQYAGIAFTSDIKELIHTPLYTTPSVPRVVLSPHMQTFSGPYQPDFKSSPLFNQTLHKLQQLGARRVGAFLHATKHKNITQLHKGLIAHQFETKNAWLHSIHHSMDWEAYAVMELLLSQPPSKRPDTLLIYDDHLTEMVTKGLHDFGSKLKPITVISHCNFPMKPKTHTPVIWFGYNANEILLRAFQLIEQERRQPSQQSRQIRLTPYFEDER, from the coding sequence ATGACTCAACCAACCAGACGCAGAGGACGCCCCGCAGACCGCCGCGAGGCGATTTATCAGGAACTTGTCCATCGAATCGTGCAAGGACACTATCCGCCGATGCAGCAGTTGCCGACTTTACGCGATATCGCATCAGAATTCAACGCCAGCTCCCGGACAGTCCAGGCGGTCTTTAAGGACCTGGCTGAATCTGGATTCACAGACCCACAAGGCGCACGTGGCACCTTTGTCCATGAAGATCCGCCTCACCTGCACCGTCACTTACTCATACACGATGGCACCGAACAAAAAAACAGATTTCGCACTGCCCTATTAGCCGAGGCCGACAAACTGAATCAAGCGGGCTGGTCGATTGAAATCGTCCACTTACCAGTCGACTCACAACGCTCAAGCTTGATTCAAGAATTGAGCCACCGAGTCGAGCGTCAACAGTATGCTGGAATCGCCTTCACGAGCGACATTAAAGAACTGATCCACACGCCGCTCTACACCACTCCTAGCGTGCCACGCGTGGTTCTCTCTCCACACATGCAAACCTTTAGCGGCCCCTATCAACCGGATTTCAAAAGCTCCCCCCTATTTAATCAGACACTTCATAAACTTCAACAACTAGGAGCACGCCGTGTCGGTGCCTTTCTGCATGCGACAAAGCACAAGAACATCACCCAATTACACAAGGGCCTGATCGCTCATCAATTTGAAACCAAAAATGCCTGGCTGCATTCGATTCACCATAGCATGGACTGGGAAGCCTATGCGGTCATGGAACTGTTGCTCTCACAGCCCCCAAGCAAACGCCCTGACACGCTCCTGATTTATGACGACCACCTAACTGAGATGGTGACCAAGGGCCTACATGATTTTGGTTCCAAGTTAAAGCCAATCACCGTTATTTCGCATTGCAACTTCCCAATGAAACCGAAAACGCACACACCGGTGATCTGGTTTGGTTACAACGCAAATGAAATTCTGCTACGAGCCTTTCAGCTCATAGAACAGGAACGCCGGCAACCATCACAACAAAGTCGCCAAATCAGACTCACGCCGTACTTCGAGGATGAGCGATAA